AGCAGGGCGCTACGCCGCCCGCCGGCTTCACGAAGGCACTGCCTTCGGAAGCCCAGGCGCGCGGCGCCTGGTGGCTGGCGTTCAACGATCCGGTGCTCAATGCGCTGGTCGAGAAGGCCGACGTCAACAACAACAACATCCAGGGCGCCGCGGCGCGGCTGGCCGAGGCCCGCGCGCTGGCGCGCAGTGCCAACGCCGACCGGCTGCCGCAGATCGGCCTGAGCGCCGGCGCCAACCGCGGCGCGGGTCTCGACAAGGCCACGGCCAGCGTCTCGCCGGCCACGATGACCAACGCGGGCGCCACCTTCTCGTACGAGCTCGACCTGTTCGGCCGCCTCTCGGGCGCGAGCAACGCGGCCAAGCTCGACGCGGTGGGCCGCGAAGCCCTGCTGCAGAGCACGCGCCTCGCGGTGCAGGCCGAAGTGGCGCAGACCTATCTGCAACTGCGCGCGCTCGATGCCGAACGCGCCCTGATGCGCGAGACCGTCGAGGCCTACAGCGACACGCTGCGCCTCACGCAGCGCCGCCAGGCCGCCGGCGACATCGCCGAGCTGGACGTGGCGCGCGTGCAGACCGAGGTGTCGTCCACCGAATCCGACGCGCTGGCGCTTGACCGCCAACGTGCCCAGGTCGAGCACTCGCTCGCGGTGCTGGTGGGCGATTCGGCCTCCAGCTTCGGCGTGCGCACCGACGAATGGGCGACGGCGCTGCCGGCGATTCCGCCGGGCGTGCCCGGCACGGTGCTCACGCGCCGGCCCGACGTGTCGGCCGCGCAGAACGCGGTGCTGGCCGCGCAGGCCCGCGTCGGCGTGGCGCAGGCCGCGTGGTTCCCGGACATCTCGCTGACCGGCGCCGCCGGCTACGCCTCGCCCGAGATCGGCGACCTCTTCAAGTGGTCGGCCCGTTCGTGGGGCGTGGGTGCGCTGCTGTCGCTGCCGATCTTCGACGGCGGCCGCCGCGAAGCCGGCGTGCAGGGCGCCAATGCCCAGCTCGACGGCGCGATCGCCAGCTACCGCACGCAGGTGCTGGTGGCGTTCCAGGAGGTCGAAGACCAGCTGGCCGCGATCCGCATCCTGCAGGAGCAGTCGGTGGTGCAGGCCAAGGCGGTGTCGTCGGCCCAGCGGGCGACGAGCCTGTCGGACACGCGCTATCGCAATGGCTACATCAGCCAGCTCGACCTGCTCGACGCACGCCGGAGCGAACTGCGCAACCGGCGCCAGGCGCTGCAGGTGAAGTCGGCGCAGTACCAGGCGGCCGTGGGCCTGATCCGCGCGATCGGCGGTACCTGGGAAGTGCCGGCGGCGACCGCTTCGGCTACGACGCCGCAGAAGGTGGCGACGCGCTGATCTTCTGCAGCTCCGCGACGCCCATGGCCAGGGCGTTGGAGTAGCTGGCCTGCGGTTTGGCGGCCGAGCGGCACACCCGGTAATCGAGGGTGTCGTGAAGGTCTGAATGGCCGCTGTTGTCGAGGGCTTCGAGCAGGGTCCAGTAGAACTGGCCCGGCTCGCGTTCCTCGACCGTGAGCGCCAGGTCGTTGAGGGCAGGCATGGGTCCGTGGTCGCAAGGCATTGATGTGAC
This region of Variovorax sp. RKNM96 genomic DNA includes:
- a CDS encoding efflux transporter outer membrane subunit; translated protein: MKFAFQPWVRGALLPLVAALALAGCATVPSGVPEIQTTAQFKEQGATPPAGFTKALPSEAQARGAWWLAFNDPVLNALVEKADVNNNNIQGAAARLAEARALARSANADRLPQIGLSAGANRGAGLDKATASVSPATMTNAGATFSYELDLFGRLSGASNAAKLDAVGREALLQSTRLAVQAEVAQTYLQLRALDAERALMRETVEAYSDTLRLTQRRQAAGDIAELDVARVQTEVSSTESDALALDRQRAQVEHSLAVLVGDSASSFGVRTDEWATALPAIPPGVPGTVLTRRPDVSAAQNAVLAAQARVGVAQAAWFPDISLTGAAGYASPEIGDLFKWSARSWGVGALLSLPIFDGGRREAGVQGANAQLDGAIASYRTQVLVAFQEVEDQLAAIRILQEQSVVQAKAVSSAQRATSLSDTRYRNGYISQLDLLDARRSELRNRRQALQVKSAQYQAAVGLIRAIGGTWEVPAATASATTPQKVATR